The genomic region AACGTAATCTTCGCGCCCTGGAGTAGAAGGAATATTCCGCGCGGCATAGGCCATGATTTTTCTCAGAAAAAGATGTTCACCTTTTGCGCCTTGCATGTGAAGCAATAAAGGCCTGACCATAATGTAAAAGATTAAAAGGGCACTGGCTACTTGACCAGGTAATCCGAAAATGGCTTTGGAGCCCACTTGCCCAAGGATGGTTGGCTTACCAGGCTTTACTGCTACCCCATGACAGATTAGTTCTGCCTCAGGTAATCGTGAAATAGCCTCAAGAGTAAAATCCCTAGTCCCAACCGAAGAACCCCCAGATATAAGTAAGACATCATTTTCTTGAATGGCTTTTTCTACTTTTACAAAAAGTTTCTCTTTAACGTCAGGCACAATGCCATAAAGCGTGGGAATAGCCCCTGATTCTAAAGAAGCGCTGTAAAGAGTATAAGAATTTATATCTCTAATTTTTCCTAGAGGGAGCTCTTTTTCTGGAAGAACCAGTTCATCTCCTGTAGAAAGAATTCCTACTTTCGGCCTTTGGCCGACTTCTACTTGGGTAATACCAAGCCCAGAAAGTACACCAATAACAGCCGGAGTGATTTTAATCCCGGCGGGAAAAACTATAGTTCCTTTTTCGAAATCTTCTCCTTTAAAGATGACATTTTCATAAGGAGCTACAGGCCTTTTAACTTCAATAATACCTTTTTCCTCTTCGGTATATTCAAGCATGACCACAGCGTCAGCTCCTTCTGGGAGCATTCCTCCAGTGGCAATACGAGCGGCTTCTCCAGAAGCAAGGGAAAAGGAAGGTACCTCGCCCATAGCAATTTCGCCTTTAATCTTTAGGATAACGGGCTCAGACTCCCTAGCACCAAAAGTATCTCTGGCATATACAGCGTAACCGTCCATAGTAGCCCGACTAAAAGGCGGGAGGTCTTCTTTAGCCAAAATATCTTTGGCTAAATATCTACCAAGGGCTTCTTTTAAGCCTAAGGACTCTTCCGGCAACATAGGAAATTTTGTTATCTCTTCCAAGACTTCAGCCACCTTTTTGACTTTGAAAAACGTAAACATATTGCCACCCAGCCAGCTAATAATGGTGTTTTTTAGCATAGTCAACTGACTTAAAAATTCAACTTTGGGACAGGCAAAACTCTTGCCTAAACACTATATTGAAGCTAATTTTTGCTAATCATTAGTAAGGAGGACAAGATGAAAAGGCCTATGACCCTTGCCGAAAAGCTTTTAGCAGCCAAAGCCGGGCTACCTGAAGTAGAACCAGGCCAGCTTATAGATTGTCCTGTAGACCTAGCCCTAGCCAATGACATTACGGCTCCTATTGCTATTAAAATCTTTAGAGAAGCAGGTTTTAGTAAAGTTTTTGACCGCAACAAAATAATTCTGGTAATGGATCACTTTACTCCCAATAAAGATATCCAAAGCGCTGAACAGGTGCGCCTCTGTCGTGAATTTGCCCGTGAACAGGGTATCGTCCATTACTATGAAGGTGGCAACTGTGGGATAGAGCATGTGTTATTACCTGAGAAGGGGCTGGTAGTCCCAGGTGACGTTGTCATAGGGGCTGACAGCCACACCTGTACCTATGGGGCGCTTGGGACATTTGCCACTGGTATGGGCTCCACTGATGTAGCTGCTGCCTGGATAACCGGCCGTACCTGGTTTCGTGTGCCTGAATCAATAAAGTTTGTCTATCGTGGCGAACTTAAACCTTGGGTCACAGGAAAAGACTTAATTCTTTATACCATAGGTGACATAGGCGTAGATGGTGCTCTTTATAAGGCCATGGAATTCACGGGGGAAGTTATAAAACGGCTTTCTATGGCCGAGCGCTTTACTATGTCAAACATGGCTATTGAAGCTGGGGCTAAAGTAGGGCTTATCGCCCCAGACAAAAAGACACTTTCTTATGTAAGAAAACATAGCCACCGCGAACCAGTAGTTTTTAAGGCAGATCGCAAAGCCAAATACTTGGACGTAATAGAATACGATTGCTCCAAGATAGAACCCCAGGTGGCTTTTCCTCACTTACCGTCAAACACCAAGCCCATAAGTGAAGTAGGCCATATCGATATTGACCAGGTGGTCATTGGTTCCTGTACAAATGGACGTATTGAAGATCTAGCAGTAGCCGCCAAAATTTTGGCCGGTCGTCAAGTAAACCCGAATGTAAGAGCTATAATAATCCCCGGAAGTCCAAAGGTCTATCGTGAGGCCTTACGCAAAAAGTATATCGATATATTCGTTGAAGCTGGAGCTATTGTCTCTCCTCCTACTTGTGGGCCGTGCCTTGGCGGGCACATGGGAATTCTTGCCAAAGGGGAGAAAGCGATTTCAACTACTAATCGTAACTTCTTGGGCCGTATGGGGCATCCAGAAAGCGAGGTTTATCTGGCCAGCCCGGCAGTGGCCGCAGCCTCAGCAGTACTAGGCCGTATTGCTAGTCCGGAAGAATTAGGTCTTTAATCTTAGGAAACTTAGGAGGACATAATGCAAAAGATAAAGGGTCGAGCCTGGAAATTCGGCAACGATATAGATACCGATATAATAATACCAGCTCGCTATCTTAATACTTCTGATCCACAGGAACTCGCCAAGCACTGTATGGAAGATGCCCGCCCGGAATTTGCCAAAGAGGTTAAGCCAGGAGACATCATTGTAGCTGGCAAAAACTTCGGTTGTGGCTCCTCTAGGGAACATGCCCCCATTGCTATCAAAGCGGCCGGTGTAGCCTGTGTAATAGCTGAAAACTTTGCCCGTATCTTTTACCGCAATGCTTTTAATACGGGACTCTTGATTCTTGAAGCTCCAGGAGCCGCCAAAGAAATAGAAGAAGGCCACGAGGTGGAAGTTGACCCAGAATCAGGAACCATTAAAGACTTAACCACTGGAAAGACATATACTTTTCAGCCTATTCCGCCATTTATGCAAGAACTTTTGAAAGATGGAGGGCTAATTCCTCATATTAAAAAGCGTTATAAACAGGTTCAGCTTGAAGAGTAAATAGTTCGTTTAGTTGACAACGGGTGGCACGAGTTTAAAATCAAGATTGATGGGCGCGTAGCTCAGTAGGATAGAGCGTTGGCCTCCGGAGCCAGAGGTCGTGGGTTCGACTCCCGCCGCGCCCTCCACGCGGGAGTGGCGGAATTGGTAGACGCGCTGGATTCAGGATCCAGTGGGGCTATTCCCCGTGGGGGTTCAAGTCCCCCCTCCCGCACCAAGAATTCTTTAAAAGAAAAGTAATCAAAGATCCTCGAAGTGAAAATTAGATATTATCCGAGCGTTTTTTACACGACAAAGCATTATTGCTAACATAATCGCTAAGGCTAAGTAACCCTCGCTCTCACTGTGAGGCCTCGTTAGAGGTCGAAGTAGTCTTCAGAGATCCCTTCGCTGCGCTCGGGACAAGGATTGTTTTGCTTCACTCTCAATGACTCAATATCGCCTATTTAATGATCTCATTAATAGCATAGTGAAGTATTAAGTTGCGATAGGTGAATTACTGCTCAATTTTCATAAATTTTTTTAAATTTTTTCTTAATCGGAATAGTAAAAATAGGCCTTTCAGGGATAATCCCTCTAGGTTTAAAATATAAAATAAGTATCATTAATGTACCAAATATCATATAAGCAAGCCAAACGGGCTCAAAAGGAATATGTAAAATAAATTTCAAATTATATTTATATACATCGAGAAAAACTTTTATCAAAACATAAAGAACAACCCCCAGAAAAACTCCCCGGTTATTACCTTTACCGCCTAATAAAAGCATCAAAAATGGGAAAAAGGCCCATTCTGCCCTGGTGAAAGCGTTTGCAACTATATTAACTGTGTAAAGAGTATAGAGTACTCCAGCAATAGCGCCTACAGCAGAACCAATGGCTACAGTTTTCATTCTCAAAAACATAATATTTCTACCATATGCCTTGAGGACATCCTCGTTTTCTCTCATTGCCCTTAAAGATCTACCAAAAGGCGTATTAAGTAGCTTTTCAAAAAACAAATAACATAAAAAGGCTATAAATAAAACAATACCAGCGAAAATCCAGGTTCTATAATTTCCCGGCATAAAGGCTAATATGTCAGGAGCAGAAGTTCCATAATATCCGCCTATTATTTTCAAATTGTAAGTACATAATAAAAATAAAGATTCACTTATAGCTAATAGTGTTATACCCAAATAGTCTTCTTTTAGTTTGGCACTAGGTAAAATAAACAAAGCCCCAGCTATTAGACCAATGATTACGGCGATTAAAATAGCTAAAAGTAGTATAAAAAGACCAACTAAAGGCTCTTTGGCGATAAGATCATTTATATTCGCTGTAGCATAAGTACTAGCCGTAATAAAATCACCTTTGATACCATAGTAATAAATAAGCAATCTATTTAAAATCCCACCAACTGCTATAGCGCCAATAATAACTGAAAAAGCTTTTCCAAAATTAGGAATGCCGGCATAACCAAATTCCATATTAAGAGAGACAGTAACTATATAATAAATTCCAATCCAAAAAAGAAGAAGAGGAATAATATCTATACTCATAGTTGTTACGCTCCTAAATATTTTTTAATCTTTTTCCATTTAATAGAAGTTAAACCTTGAGGAACAATAAGTAATGTTAATACCATAATTAACATAGAGACTAGTTTACCATATACCAAGAAACCCGTACCTAATAGAATAGCCATTATATATGTTATTAAGCTTTCGGAGATACCAATAATATAGCCACCTAATAAAGCTCCATTGATATGTCTCAGGCCCCCGACAATACTTGCAGCAAAAATAGAAATAATCATTATAGCTC from Thermodesulfatator indicus DSM 15286 harbors:
- the glp gene encoding gephyrin-like molybdotransferase Glp; its protein translation is MLKNTIISWLGGNMFTFFKVKKVAEVLEEITKFPMLPEESLGLKEALGRYLAKDILAKEDLPPFSRATMDGYAVYARDTFGARESEPVILKIKGEIAMGEVPSFSLASGEAARIATGGMLPEGADAVVMLEYTEEEKGIIEVKRPVAPYENVIFKGEDFEKGTIVFPAGIKITPAVIGVLSGLGITQVEVGQRPKVGILSTGDELVLPEKELPLGKIRDINSYTLYSASLESGAIPTLYGIVPDVKEKLFVKVEKAIQENDVLLISGGSSVGTRDFTLEAISRLPEAELICHGVAVKPGKPTILGQVGSKAIFGLPGQVASALLIFYIMVRPLLLHMQGAKGEHLFLRKIMAYAARNIPSTPGREDYVRVKLSFSEKGVIALPILKKSGLISSMAEAHGFLRIPENSEGIYEGELAEVFLLP
- the leuC gene encoding 3-isopropylmalate dehydratase large subunit; this translates as MKRPMTLAEKLLAAKAGLPEVEPGQLIDCPVDLALANDITAPIAIKIFREAGFSKVFDRNKIILVMDHFTPNKDIQSAEQVRLCREFAREQGIVHYYEGGNCGIEHVLLPEKGLVVPGDVVIGADSHTCTYGALGTFATGMGSTDVAAAWITGRTWFRVPESIKFVYRGELKPWVTGKDLILYTIGDIGVDGALYKAMEFTGEVIKRLSMAERFTMSNMAIEAGAKVGLIAPDKKTLSYVRKHSHREPVVFKADRKAKYLDVIEYDCSKIEPQVAFPHLPSNTKPISEVGHIDIDQVVIGSCTNGRIEDLAVAAKILAGRQVNPNVRAIIIPGSPKVYREALRKKYIDIFVEAGAIVSPPTCGPCLGGHMGILAKGEKAISTTNRNFLGRMGHPESEVYLASPAVAAASAVLGRIASPEELGL
- a CDS encoding 3-isopropylmalate dehydratase small subunit, translating into MQKIKGRAWKFGNDIDTDIIIPARYLNTSDPQELAKHCMEDARPEFAKEVKPGDIIVAGKNFGCGSSREHAPIAIKAAGVACVIAENFARIFYRNAFNTGLLILEAPGAAKEIEEGHEVEVDPESGTIKDLTTGKTYTFQPIPPFMQELLKDGGLIPHIKKRYKQVQLEE
- a CDS encoding branched-chain amino acid ABC transporter permease, which encodes MSIDIIPLLLFWIGIYYIVTVSLNMEFGYAGIPNFGKAFSVIIGAIAVGGILNRLLIYYYGIKGDFITASTYATANINDLIAKEPLVGLFILLLAILIAVIIGLIAGALFILPSAKLKEDYLGITLLAISESLFLLCTYNLKIIGGYYGTSAPDILAFMPGNYRTWIFAGIVLFIAFLCYLFFEKLLNTPFGRSLRAMRENEDVLKAYGRNIMFLRMKTVAIGSAVGAIAGVLYTLYTVNIVANAFTRAEWAFFPFLMLLLGGKGNNRGVFLGVVLYVLIKVFLDVYKYNLKFILHIPFEPVWLAYMIFGTLMILILYFKPRGIIPERPIFTIPIKKKFKKIYEN